From Staphylothermus hellenicus DSM 12710, a single genomic window includes:
- a CDS encoding AAA family ATPase, giving the protein MEQGFSQLLNKAHKFVEELARPFVGREEEAKVIALAIISGEHVVLIGEPGTAKSALARRAAELINAKFFKYLLTKFTEPDELFGPLDINALKQGKYVRITHNKLPEAEIAFIDEIFNANSAILNMFLTIMNERIVYDGYNEIKVPLWSMIAASNNVPDEPELQALYDRFLYRHFVKPISEDKWAELLEASWKIESGLYEHAEPILSMNDVRMLNKIIYEVNLEPIKEKLLKLYAIFEDQGIHITDRRKGKALKAIAASALLDRRMSAREEDLFVLKHIAPHDMEEMEQANAILLDEIKATEKHLRELAEIEANAREAKNYIVKVTDFDPRLVDYLRSFEAVRERVKRIAEETSDEVVRQRALDVLSEVNEVVDMVKRKFMI; this is encoded by the coding sequence ATGGAACAAGGATTTTCGCAACTGTTGAATAAAGCACATAAGTTCGTCGAGGAATTAGCGAGGCCATTTGTTGGTAGGGAAGAAGAGGCGAAAGTAATAGCATTAGCTATTATATCAGGTGAACACGTCGTCTTAATAGGTGAGCCCGGCACTGCTAAGTCAGCATTGGCTAGGAGAGCTGCTGAGCTCATCAATGCCAAGTTCTTCAAATATTTATTAACAAAATTCACCGAGCCAGATGAATTATTTGGCCCCCTCGACATTAATGCGTTAAAACAGGGCAAATATGTGCGTATAACACATAATAAATTACCAGAGGCAGAAATAGCTTTTATTGATGAAATATTTAATGCTAACTCAGCAATACTAAACATGTTCCTTACAATAATGAATGAGAGAATAGTATATGATGGATACAATGAGATAAAGGTTCCCCTATGGAGCATGATAGCTGCGAGTAATAATGTTCCAGACGAGCCCGAGCTCCAAGCACTATATGATAGATTCCTGTATAGACACTTCGTTAAGCCTATTAGCGAGGATAAGTGGGCAGAACTATTAGAAGCATCTTGGAAAATAGAGTCAGGACTATATGAGCATGCAGAACCAATTTTATCAATGAACGATGTTAGAATGCTAAATAAAATAATTTACGAGGTAAATCTTGAACCCATCAAGGAAAAACTATTAAAACTATACGCTATCTTCGAGGATCAAGGAATACACATTACTGATAGACGTAAAGGAAAAGCATTAAAAGCTATTGCGGCTTCAGCTCTCCTAGATCGTAGAATGAGTGCTAGGGAAGAAGACTTATTCGTATTAAAACATATAGCTCCACATGATATGGAGGAAATGGAACAAGCAAATGCTATATTATTAGATGAGATCAAAGCTACTGAGAAACACTTAAGAGAACTTGCCGAAATAGAAGCGAATGCTAGAGAAGCTAAAAACTATATTGTCAAAGTAACAGATTTTGATCCAAGACTAGTTGATTACTTGAGAAGCTTTGAAGCTGTTCGGGAAAGAGTTAAGAGAATAGCTGAAGAAACAAGTGATGAAGTTGTTAGGCAAAGAGCACTTGATGTATTATCTGAAGTTAACGAAGTAGTTGATATGGTTAAAAGAAAATTCATGATCTAA
- a CDS encoding vWA domain-containing protein produces MNKSFNPKTKSIDKDELLGVLSSISYDDPVVKYRGSKVIKIAKLIAEKDLKIPLSLAIDIFYVFYLPMPILKPKDNISRNKRYHYKIIDSLLKSSFIHDIRSKTIVDGLMSSIAASIFISELKQLENERSYGNAASNRRGEEGGEEGEKAIRRNVEKAIANTMRDVENAKKLRMLIEGERPGTVSIMAYEEYGPELIRLARNVEVRKILEILTGMKPWNISIPERKQRFKHGELMSYELGKDIERIVPSTLALPDELFYLRFLENRLLLYQKMLSQGKGPLYVLLDKSGSMDGTKMTWAKAVALSLYMRAVREHREFYFRFFDSIPYPLAKISRRPRASNVLKLIDYIARVRGSGGTDISKAIITACNDIRTSSVRNTSDIILITDGVDRIAEQLVTYNLRKANTRLVAVMIMGDNRSLKNISTKYFTVSRFNTKNIIQIVEA; encoded by the coding sequence ATGAATAAATCTTTCAACCCCAAAACAAAGTCTATAGATAAAGATGAATTATTAGGGGTTCTAAGTAGTATAAGCTATGATGATCCCGTTGTGAAATATAGAGGTAGTAAAGTAATAAAAATAGCTAAATTAATAGCTGAGAAAGATCTAAAAATACCTCTTTCTTTAGCAATAGACATATTCTATGTATTCTATTTGCCGATGCCAATACTAAAGCCTAAAGACAATATTTCGAGAAATAAGAGGTATCATTACAAAATAATAGATTCTCTTCTAAAATCTAGTTTTATACATGACATAAGGAGTAAAACTATAGTAGACGGCTTAATGAGCAGTATAGCCGCTAGCATATTCATTTCAGAACTCAAACAGCTTGAGAACGAAAGATCATATGGTAATGCAGCAAGTAATAGAAGAGGAGAAGAGGGAGGTGAAGAGGGCGAAAAAGCTATTAGGAGAAATGTGGAGAAGGCAATTGCTAATACTATGAGAGACGTTGAAAACGCTAAAAAACTAAGAATGCTTATAGAGGGAGAAAGGCCTGGAACCGTTAGTATTATGGCGTATGAAGAATATGGTCCAGAACTGATTAGGCTGGCTAGAAATGTTGAGGTAAGAAAAATACTGGAAATACTAACGGGAATGAAGCCTTGGAATATAAGTATACCTGAAAGAAAACAGAGATTTAAACATGGAGAACTAATGAGTTATGAATTAGGCAAAGATATTGAACGAATAGTTCCGTCAACTCTTGCATTACCAGATGAGCTATTCTATCTAAGATTCCTCGAGAATAGACTGCTTCTATACCAGAAGATGCTTAGCCAAGGTAAGGGACCACTATATGTATTATTGGATAAATCAGGTTCAATGGATGGAACTAAGATGACATGGGCAAAAGCTGTAGCATTAAGCCTATATATGAGAGCTGTTAGGGAACATAGAGAATTTTATTTCAGATTCTTCGACAGCATACCCTATCCATTAGCGAAGATAAGTAGGAGACCCCGGGCAAGCAATGTATTAAAACTCATAGATTATATCGCTAGAGTTAGAGGGAGTGGTGGAACAGATATTTCCAAGGCAATTATTACTGCATGCAATGATATTAGAACAAGCAGTGTACGGAATACAAGCGATATCATTCTAATAACAGACGGTGTTGATAGGATAGCTGAACAACTAGTAACATATAATCTAAGAAAAGCTAATACAAGACTTGTAGCAGTAATGATAATGGGTGATAATAGGAGCTTAAAGAATATATCGACAAAATACTTTACTGTATCAAGATTTAATACAAAGAATATTATTCAGATTGTTGAAGCATAA
- a CDS encoding COG2426 family protein, whose product MDYLVNILFVILLAISPGIEARVAMPTAVLLGIDPYISFMLSFIASSIPTALLVYGLSWLEKAIIFRIIFLKKIYDRIIERARLRAHKVSQYRIVYLGLALYVAIPFPLTGVWTGSLIAYILGLDKKKSTISIIVGNLIACTIIFASIIVFKKIIR is encoded by the coding sequence ATGGATTATTTAGTTAATATATTATTTGTTATACTTCTAGCTATCTCGCCAGGTATTGAGGCAAGGGTTGCTATGCCCACAGCTGTTCTGCTAGGCATTGATCCATATATTTCATTTATGCTTTCATTCATTGCTAGTAGTATACCTACTGCTCTGCTAGTTTATGGGTTATCATGGCTTGAAAAAGCAATAATTTTTAGAATTATTTTTCTCAAGAAGATCTATGATAGGATAATTGAGCGGGCACGTTTGAGAGCACATAAGGTTTCTCAGTATAGAATAGTATATTTAGGATTAGCTTTATATGTTGCAATACCGTTTCCGCTAACAGGTGTATGGACGGGTTCATTAATCGCGTATATATTAGGTCTTGATAAGAAGAAATCAACTATATCAATAATAGTTGGAAACCTTATTGCCTGCACTATCATTTTTGCATCAATAATAGTATTTAAGAAAATTATTCGATAA
- a CDS encoding DHH family phosphoesterase, producing the protein MEELKRVVISHWDLDGIAGATIVNLYMKVSKTILSSITALTKYLASAINYVGRFGEIWVTDLNPQKKYAKDLRNILIEARRRKIKIYWFDHHEWDKKIYDTIIGFNDILWYRVDPRTTASDLVARYFDALHNEYVFKLVDLAFDDDFFINRYETTIMWRRVLRWYGWPIRYKALESFIKGEIRPAWMLEMYRREVKNLYENLIREAMGRVDNITTKNGLKLLIFQDVDPRVHPGELALIARQNGLTADVYIIRYPRGVSLRSDYIDVAMIAKKLGGGGHKNAAGIPGLIDVDKILEIISNEEKFKKEKFFIPPYLQ; encoded by the coding sequence ATGGAGGAGTTGAAGAGAGTAGTGATAAGTCACTGGGATCTAGACGGTATAGCTGGAGCTACAATAGTAAATCTATATATGAAGGTGTCAAAAACGATTCTTTCATCTATTACAGCATTGACGAAGTATTTAGCCTCGGCTATTAATTACGTTGGTAGGTTCGGAGAGATATGGGTTACAGATCTTAATCCTCAGAAAAAATATGCTAAGGATTTAAGAAATATATTGATTGAAGCGCGTAGGAGAAAAATAAAAATTTATTGGTTTGATCACCACGAATGGGATAAGAAAATATATGATACAATAATTGGATTTAATGATATATTATGGTATAGGGTTGACCCACGCACTACAGCATCAGATCTTGTTGCTAGATATTTTGATGCCTTACATAATGAATATGTTTTCAAACTAGTCGATCTAGCTTTCGATGATGATTTCTTCATTAATAGATATGAGACAACAATAATGTGGCGGAGAGTTCTACGCTGGTATGGGTGGCCTATAAGGTATAAGGCCCTAGAATCGTTTATTAAAGGAGAAATAAGGCCTGCTTGGATGCTTGAAATGTATAGGAGAGAAGTTAAGAATTTGTATGAAAACTTGATTAGAGAAGCTATGGGACGAGTAGATAATATTACTACAAAAAATGGATTAAAGCTCTTAATATTCCAGGATGTTGATCCACGAGTACATCCTGGAGAATTAGCATTGATTGCTAGGCAAAACGGGTTAACAGCTGATGTATATATTATAAGGTATCCAAGAGGTGTAAGCTTGAGAAGCGATTATATCGATGTAGCTATGATTGCTAAAAAGCTTGGAGGAGGTGGACACAAGAACGCTGCTGGAATACCTGGATTAATTGATGTCGATAAGATACTGGAAATTATTAGTAACGAAGAAAAGTTTAAGAAAGAAAAATTCTTTATCCCACCATATCTCCAATAG
- a CDS encoding LexA family transcriptional regulator: MLRKARQVSMKHRDPLIELSGSSLDVYMLLLRHKEPLSIREIQRMMGFKSPNSVRHHLERLSSLGFVEKTRYGYVAVKPRGSILDLIFEFKGLVVPRQFFTLLVTIFLTIGYVILFSNMINVYVLSSFIAINILLLNDTLKIYNRLKNIIKHYRSRQHLRN, encoded by the coding sequence TTGCTTAGAAAGGCTAGACAAGTATCAATGAAGCATCGTGACCCACTAATAGAGCTTAGTGGTAGTAGCTTAGATGTGTATATGTTGCTTCTCAGACATAAGGAACCATTAAGTATAAGGGAAATCCAGAGAATGATGGGTTTTAAGAGCCCTAACAGTGTTAGGCATCACTTAGAGAGATTGAGTAGCCTAGGTTTTGTGGAGAAGACTAGATATGGATATGTGGCTGTTAAGCCTAGAGGATCAATTCTTGATTTAATTTTTGAATTTAAAGGCTTAGTTGTTCCAAGACAGTTCTTCACATTGCTTGTAACAATTTTTCTCACTATAGGGTATGTAATACTGTTTTCAAATATGATCAATGTTTATGTTTTATCATCATTTATAGCAATAAATATATTATTATTAAACGATACCCTAAAAATCTATAATAGACTTAAAAACATAATAAAACATTACAGATCTCGACAGCATCTCCGAAACTAA
- a CDS encoding glycoside hydrolase family 57 protein: MKVLDKYSSLIKPRLINNVEAYLVFDKPAHKTNTEAKIYVLLNNHGMRRNLSYKVASIDGNKEIISKQINIEEKKFIVETIPIETPDKPGKFCYKLLVDNEQADTTCLLVGDPSSREQIYFTIVWHHHQAPNYLPDGRIHGPWAYIYVWSDLLKPYGKGPYHYHSLMLKIHPHFKATYNLSPSLLQQWQIAIEKGVEFTNGEKYDPSHEKIKLVEETLNNYREALFKGQIDVLTSIYAHTIGGFLTDVLGATDIVEEEIRYGKEVTSKIMGNNYSPQGIWTPEMAFSMKLIPIYYDLDIKYTVLDDKFHFFHAGGNKDSQYEPYMVIDTESKKYITVFFRDHDLSDILGFRNNFYSEPHAWRNAYEFALRVAEKWIDKNSKILVVALDGENWMSFSVNPPLTAYFLDKMIIYLEMLADNKFIKLSTLREIYNKVPANRILTNIPTNSWLGTFRKWRGEVPQHEEYWVKTYSAYRKLLAYEEMIGGRDEFSNKARWALWHALDSDYWWAEFWLPKIIDTWLREAENILNERMNKIQIIDARLASKLYEGGKADLIVTIRNQLEKEIRVSFTIGGIGFSSINNDLETVKMNPSSSYTRIIPVKAKFIGEQKIVVSAISKGLIIDSKVIDIDVKPKLPPNPR, from the coding sequence TTGAAAGTATTGGACAAGTATTCTTCGTTGATAAAGCCTAGGCTAATCAATAACGTTGAAGCCTACTTAGTATTCGATAAACCAGCTCATAAAACCAACACTGAAGCAAAAATCTATGTTCTTCTAAATAATCATGGAATGAGGCGGAATCTATCCTATAAAGTTGCTTCTATAGATGGAAATAAGGAAATAATTTCTAAGCAAATAAATATAGAAGAGAAAAAATTTATAGTTGAGACAATCCCTATAGAAACTCCGGATAAGCCCGGCAAATTCTGTTATAAATTACTCGTTGATAATGAACAAGCAGATACTACATGTCTCCTAGTAGGCGATCCAAGCTCGAGAGAACAAATATATTTTACAATAGTATGGCATCATCACCAAGCTCCTAATTATTTGCCTGATGGACGAATACATGGACCATGGGCTTATATCTATGTTTGGAGCGATCTATTAAAACCATATGGTAAAGGACCATATCATTATCACTCATTAATGCTAAAGATACATCCACATTTTAAAGCAACATATAATCTCAGCCCAAGCCTTCTCCAGCAATGGCAAATAGCAATTGAGAAAGGTGTGGAGTTTACTAATGGGGAAAAATATGATCCAAGCCATGAAAAAATAAAGCTTGTAGAGGAGACTTTGAACAACTATAGAGAAGCATTATTTAAAGGCCAGATAGACGTATTGACAAGTATTTATGCACATACCATAGGAGGATTCCTAACCGATGTATTAGGAGCAACTGATATTGTTGAAGAAGAGATAAGGTATGGAAAAGAAGTTACAAGCAAAATCATGGGTAACAATTATAGTCCTCAAGGTATATGGACTCCTGAAATGGCTTTCTCAATGAAATTAATCCCCATATATTATGATTTAGACATTAAATATACTGTCCTTGACGACAAGTTCCATTTCTTCCACGCAGGGGGAAATAAGGACAGCCAATATGAGCCTTACATGGTAATCGATACTGAGTCAAAGAAATATATTACGGTATTCTTTAGAGATCATGACTTAAGCGATATTCTCGGCTTTAGAAATAATTTCTACAGCGAACCACATGCTTGGAGGAACGCGTACGAGTTCGCTTTAAGAGTTGCCGAGAAATGGATTGATAAAAATTCTAAAATTCTCGTGGTAGCTCTTGACGGTGAGAACTGGATGTCGTTCTCAGTTAACCCGCCATTAACAGCATATTTTCTGGACAAAATGATAATCTATCTCGAAATGCTAGCCGATAATAAATTTATTAAGCTAAGCACCTTACGCGAAATATATAATAAAGTACCGGCTAACCGTATATTGACAAATATACCTACAAATTCTTGGCTGGGAACGTTTCGTAAGTGGAGAGGAGAAGTTCCTCAACACGAAGAATACTGGGTTAAAACATATAGTGCCTATCGAAAACTATTAGCATACGAGGAAATGATCGGTGGCAGGGATGAGTTTAGTAATAAAGCAAGATGGGCTTTATGGCACGCATTAGATAGCGATTATTGGTGGGCAGAGTTTTGGTTACCGAAAATAATCGATACATGGCTAAGAGAGGCAGAAAATATTCTTAATGAAAGAATGAATAAGATACAAATTATAGATGCTAGACTAGCATCTAAACTCTATGAAGGCGGGAAAGCTGATTTAATTGTTACGATTAGAAACCAATTAGAGAAAGAAATACGTGTATCATTCACTATAGGCGGAATAGGGTTTTCATCTATAAATAATGATCTTGAAACAGTTAAAATGAACCCTAGTTCATCATATACAAGAATAATACCTGTAAAAGCTAAATTCATCGGCGAACAAAAAATAGTGGTTTCAGCTATTTCTAAAGGATTAATTATTGATAGCAAAGTCATCGATATAGATGTGAAGCCTAAACTACCACCAAATCCAAGATGA
- a CDS encoding ABC transporter permease, whose protein sequence is MSEEKTILPLSEAIYLVLHSIRLRIGRILIVIVAITASIAYMVSLDMLSSILISNINPQGAEVYMLLLDLTAFTVAAAGTMNSLLIMIAERYHEIGTMKSFGARDIHIFELLMLEAVILTIIGGLLGYIIGIGIGYMLGGSGDILFLLEKSLAVAVIIGLVSASYPSYQAARMSPVEALRVEV, encoded by the coding sequence ATGAGCGAGGAAAAAACTATACTGCCATTATCTGAAGCTATATATCTTGTTCTTCATAGTATTAGACTCAGAATTGGAAGAATATTAATTGTTATAGTTGCTATAACTGCTAGCATAGCATATATGGTTAGCTTGGATATGTTATCTTCCATTCTTATATCAAATATTAATCCCCAAGGTGCTGAAGTATATATGTTATTACTTGATCTAACTGCTTTCACGGTTGCAGCCGCGGGAACAATGAATTCGTTGCTTATAATGATCGCTGAGAGATACCATGAAATTGGAACTATGAAAAGCTTTGGAGCTAGAGATATTCATATTTTCGAATTATTAATGCTGGAAGCTGTTATTCTTACAATTATAGGTGGATTATTAGGATACATTATTGGGATAGGAATAGGATACATGCTAGGTGGTAGTGGAGATATATTGTTTCTTCTAGAAAAATCATTAGCTGTAGCAGTTATTATTGGCTTAGTTTCAGCATCATATCCATCCTATCAAGCCGCTCGTATGAGCCCCGTAGAAGCACTTAGAGTGGAGGTGTGA
- a CDS encoding ABC transporter ATP-binding protein — protein sequence MQNAEEAKNVKLPSRRKLEYVVEAVEVKKYYKMGKFIVKALDGVTFNVKRREYVSIMGPSGSGKTTLFNMIGGLDRPTGGKVYIDGVDIAMLDAYELAWLRAKKIGYIFQTFNLIPVLTAVENVMLPMIFVGTPYEDAIVKAKKLLELVGLGKFIHHKPAELSGGQQQRVAAARALANDPSIILADEPTGNLDLHTGLKLINLLKEINEKKGVTIVTATHDLKMVDVSDRIIWIRDGKIEKIELRRDIEAVMGEQ from the coding sequence ATGCAGAATGCTGAAGAAGCTAAGAATGTAAAGCTGCCTAGCAGGAGAAAACTTGAATATGTTGTTGAAGCGGTTGAGGTGAAGAAATATTATAAGATGGGCAAGTTTATCGTGAAAGCCCTTGATGGCGTTACATTTAATGTGAAGAGAAGAGAATACGTTAGTATAATGGGGCCAAGTGGTAGTGGTAAAACAACATTATTCAACATGATCGGAGGACTGGATAGGCCAACCGGTGGAAAAGTCTATATTGACGGAGTCGATATAGCGATGCTGGATGCCTATGAACTAGCATGGCTTAGAGCTAAGAAGATAGGATATATTTTCCAAACATTCAACTTAATACCAGTACTCACAGCAGTAGAGAACGTTATGTTGCCAATGATCTTTGTAGGTACACCATATGAAGATGCAATAGTGAAAGCTAAGAAATTACTGGAGCTTGTTGGGCTTGGAAAATTCATACATCATAAACCAGCAGAACTCAGCGGTGGACAGCAGCAGAGAGTGGCTGCTGCTAGAGCACTAGCAAATGATCCATCAATAATACTGGCAGATGAACCCACTGGAAACCTAGACTTACATACAGGCTTGAAGCTAATCAATTTATTAAAGGAAATAAATGAGAAAAAAGGTGTCACTATTGTTACTGCAACACATGATCTCAAAATGGTTGATGTAAGCGACCGTATTATTTGGATAAGAGATGGTAAGATAGAGAAAATTGAGCTTAGAAGAGATATTGAAGCTGTAATGGGTGAGCAGTAG
- a CDS encoding ABC transporter ATP-binding protein, with product MGDVVIKVVDLHKYYVLKGETVKALQGINLEIYRGEYVSVLGPSGSGKTTLFNMIGGLDKPTSGKVYVDGVDIYSLPKKKLAYFRNKKLGYVFQTYNLIPYLTAVDNVALPMIFAGVPRKKRIEKARRLLEAVGLGERLHHRPFELSGGQQQRVAIARALANDPSIILADEPTANLDLVTGKQVINLLKDISLTHNVTVVTNTHDLKMIDVSDRIVYIRDGKIERIEERQTAEIRDIIIDIS from the coding sequence GTGGGGGATGTTGTGATCAAAGTAGTTGATCTCCATAAATACTATGTATTGAAGGGAGAAACCGTAAAAGCTCTTCAGGGAATAAATCTCGAGATCTACAGGGGCGAATATGTATCCGTTCTTGGGCCAAGTGGTAGTGGTAAAACAACATTATTCAACATGATCGGAGGACTGGATAAGCCTACATCAGGCAAAGTATATGTTGACGGAGTAGATATTTATTCTTTGCCGAAGAAGAAACTCGCATATTTTAGAAATAAGAAACTAGGCTATGTTTTCCAAACATATAATCTCATACCATATTTAACCGCCGTAGATAATGTAGCATTACCCATGATATTCGCTGGTGTTCCAAGAAAGAAACGTATCGAAAAAGCACGTAGACTTCTAGAAGCAGTTGGCTTAGGGGAAAGACTCCACCATAGACCCTTCGAGCTTAGCGGTGGACAACAACAGAGAGTAGCCATCGCTAGAGCACTAGCAAATGATCCATCAATAATACTGGCAGACGAGCCTACAGCTAATTTAGATCTAGTTACGGGTAAGCAAGTCATTAATTTATTGAAGGATATAAGCTTAACACATAACGTTACAGTCGTCACCAATACGCATGATTTAAAGATGATTGACGTAAGTGATCGAATAGTCTATATTAGAGACGGAAAAATCGAAAGGATAGAGGAGAGACAAACAGCTGAGATAAGAGACATAATTATTGATATAAGCTAG